TCTTTACGTACCCAATTTACCCTTTAATCTAATGTCTGTTAGTAAGTTCACTAAATTTCTACAGTGTACAGTTACTTTCTCTCCTGATTCTGTTGTCATTCAGGATTTGAAGACAAAGAGGACGATTGGTGGAGGGCATGAGCATAATGGTCTTTACTTTCTCAACTTCAATGGTCCGATAGCATGTCCTGCTACTgtttctcctcttgaaattcactgtcgTTTAGGTCATCCAtctttacaaaatttgaaaaagttggttCCTACTTTGAGTCAATTATCTTCGTTAGAATATGAGTCTTGTCAGTTAGGAAAGCATCATCGTgttggatgtgaaaaatgcatttctgcATGGAGATTTGGAAGAAGAGGTATATATGGAACAACCTCCTGGATTTGTTGTTCAGGGGGAGAATTCGCAGTTGGTTTGTcgtttgaaaaaatccttatatggattgaaacagtctccaAGGGCTTGGTTTGGCCGGTTTAGTAGTGTGGTCATGGAGTTCGGTCTGACGAGATGTGGAGTAGATCACTCTGTATTTTATGGGCATTCTAATGctgataaaattttattagttgtttatgtggatgatattgtgattacaggtgatgatgttgtggggatccagaaacttaaatccaatctGCAGGCAAACTTTCAGACAAAGGATTTAGGTCATTTACAGTATTTTCTGGGTATTGAGGTAGCTCGGTCTAAATATGggatttatttatgtcaaaggAAATATGTACTCGATATGTTGAGTGAAGTTGGAATGTTAGGTTGCCGACCTGTGGATACTCCTATGGATCCCAATGTGAAATTAGCAAGAGATCAAGGAGCATTACTTGATGATCCTAAGCAATATCGAAAACTTGTGGGTAAGTTAAATTATCTCACTGTAACGAGACCTGACATTTCGTTTGCAGTGAGTGttgtgagtcaatttcttgatacCCCTCGTACTAGTCATTGGGATGCTGTTATACGGATTCTCAGGTATCTTAAGGGTGCTCCTGGAAAAGGGTTGCTGTATCAAAATCATGGACACACTGATATTGAAGGATATAGTGATGCAGATTGGGCCGGTTCTGCCTCAGATCGAAGATCGACCACAGGatattgtgtgtttgttggtggtaatttagtgtcgtggaagagtaagaagcaaacagttgtctccagatcaagtgcagaatctgaataccgtgctatggctcacactgtgtgtgagttggtttggttgaaaagcatgttacttgaaattgggtttgagtataaacagcctatgaatttagtgtgtgataatcaGGCGGCTGTCCATATTGCGTCTAATCCAGTGTTTCAtgaaaggacaaaacatattgaagttgattgtcatttcattcgagagaaATTACTTGATGGAGTCATCAAGACATCTCATGTACCGTCTGCAGATCAATTGGCTGATTTGTTTACCAAGAGTTTAGGGGGCTCTAGGGTGAAATACCTTTGTAACAAGTTGGgtgcttatgatatatatgctccaacttAAGGGGGAGTGTTAGGAGAATATtagtattcttgtagataatatattagtaagggtattcttgtaaatagtcggttaggtttgtactcctataaatactagttggtcactcataatacagtgactagatgttttcctcccaagATACCTGTTGACAAATTTCTTattacattttcttttcagcTTTTTCAGTGTTGAGTTGTTTGCTTAGAATGGGGATATGAATTAATTCTTCATCGATTCTCGAGTTGTTTGCCTCGAAGTTTAGGGTATCGTAGTTCTGGTGGATATTACCCACATACGTGTAGGATTTGTGTAATATGCTTGATATCTTTTCGGTTTAAGAGTGTATTGATTTTACATTCAATTTTTTCTCATTTGGGTCTACACTAAAAGATTGTTGTTAAATATCTAATGTTCTATATCTACCTTTGGTCTTCTGAATTGCTTGGTGCTAGGTGTTTTTGCTGCTGTTGGAAGGTATGAGTTTCAAAAATTCTGAAGATTGGAGAAGACAAAAGTACGACAGACTAAGTGTTTTACCAGATGCTGTCTTATGCCACATCCTTTCATTTCTCCCAATGAAATATGTCGTTGCAACCTCCATTTTATCTACCAGATGGAAATACCTTTACATGTCTGTTCCTGTGATAAAACTTGATGACACTGTTCATTctcaaaaagaagaagaatctcAGGACAACATCAGAAGCGACAGTTTTAGAAGATTTGCAGATAGGGTGCTTATGCTGCGAAATGCTGATATCATTCAATTTCATCTCAAATGCACAACGACTTTCAAAAGTTCAGTAATCAATGCATGGTTATGTGCTGCGCTTTTGCATAAGGTTCAGGTGCNNNNNNNNNNNNNNNNNNNNNNNNNNNNNNNNNNNNNNNNNNNNNNNNNNNNNNNNNNNNNNNNNNNNNNNNNNNNNNNNNNNNNNNNNNNNNNNNNNNNNNNNNNNNNNNNNNNNNNNNNNNNNNNNNNNNNNNNNNNNNNNNNNNNNNNNNNNNNNNNNNNNNNNNNNNNNNNNNNNNNNNNNNNNNNNNNNNNNNNNNNNNNNNNNNNNNNNNNNNNNNNNNNNNNNNNNNNNNNNNNNNNNNNNNNNNNNNNNNNNNNNNNNNNNNNNNNNNNNNNNNNNNNNNNNNNNNNNNNNNNNNNNNNNNNNNNNNNNNNNNNNNNNNNNNNNNNNNNNNNNNNNNNNNNNNNNNNNNNNNNNNNNNNNNNNNNNNNNNNNNNNNNNNNNNNNNNNNNNNNNNNNNNNNNNNNNNNNNNNNNNNNNNNNNNNNNNNNNNNNNNNNNNNNNNNNNNNNNNNNNNNNNNNNNNNNNNNNNNNNNNNNNNNNNNNNNNNNNNNNNNNNNNNNNNNNNNNNNNNNNNNNNNNNNNNNNNNNNNNNNNNNNNNNNNNNNNNNNNNNNNNNNNNNNNNNNNNNNNNNNNNNNNNNNNNNNNNNNNNNNNNNNNNNNNNNNNNNNNNNNNNNNNNNNNNNNNNNNNNNNNNNNNNNNNNNNNNNNNNNNNNNNNNNNNNNNNNNNNNNNNNNNNNNNNNNNNNNNNNNNNNNNNNNNNNNNNNNNNNNNNNNNNNNNNNNNNNNNNNNNNNNNNNNNNNNNNNNNNNNNNNNNNNNNNNNNNNNNNNNNNNNNNNNNNNNNNNNNNNNNNNNNNNNNNNNNNNNNNNNNNNNNNNNNNNNNNNNNNNNNNNNNNNNNNNNNNNNNNNNNNNNNNNNNNNNNNNNNNNNNNNNNNNNNNNNNNNNNNNNNNNNNNNNNNNNNNNNNNNNNNNNNNNNNNNNNNNNNNNNNNNNNNNNNNNNNNNNNNNNNNNNNNNNNNNNNNNNNNNNNNNNNNNNNNNNNNNNNNNNAATGAATTTAcaacaaattaaaataaatgggttataaatgggtaattgggttacccaattcattttttgacttacccatttatacccatctaattaaataggtataaatgggttgactcacttatacccattagtccattacccattttacccaatccAAATccgcccaagtcacccattttgacacctctagttGAAAGTATCCACATGAAATGCTCATATATTACGAGTAGAATGATATTTAGTAGAGTTCTCTTATGGATACAACAAGACGTTAATCGTAAATTGATACTTATCTGAGAATTATTTAGATGATACTTAAATTTTGTTGCATATTCATTTTGCACTTTGGTTATTAGatcttgttcttttttcttttcatgctTATTGTTCTCAGGAATTTTTCTCTTCAACTTTAGTTTCTTctctccctttctttcctttctcttttgtTCACTTTCCATCATTGTCAATTCAACTTGTCCACTAGAATCCATTTAAGTCAAAATTAGCTTGCATGAGTGATAAATTAATTAGATTCTACATGAAAATTGTGTTGGTTGGAGCAatcttcttccattttttttcttattaatTTTTGAGTTGTTGTTCATTTTGAAAACATTGACCACAATGACTCTTTTTTTTCGACTACCGTTTGAACGCTTACATATCAAGATATAGGGTGAAAGTCCTCATTTTTGGACCCCAACGTCACTGAAGCTTTCCAGAATTTAAAAAAAGACCATACACACACATGCACACACAACACACACAAAGGAGGACTCTTGTCTCCAGAAATTCAATTATATCTACAATTTAACATAAAGAAGTTTAGTTTACACTTATATTTgactctctggtatctttccaaTTTCCATTAAATAGAGGgctataataataataataataatagtgtgCAAGGCATACACTAATATGTGTGCAATTAATAggaaaaatatttgtaaaatttttttattatatttattgaaaTCATTTTGAGTTTATTATGGATAGATTTGATGAGTAGTTTATTATGGGTGTTATGATGAGTAGAAAATGGTTTTAGCGATGGTAGCAGTTATCACCCAAATTAATTGTAGATTTACAAAAAATGTGACGGTAGTTATCATCTTGAATGGTAGTTGTGGAAGTTATAAAATTATTTGATCTTATCACATAGGAGTAAATTTGGTAAGACTAAATATGGTAAAAGTTTACATTAAACCAATACTATGCCTCGAGTTTTATTATAGAAGAGATAATAACAACAATACGGTAACactttgttaaaaaaataatacGGTAAACTTTGTTGTTTGACTCAATAACAAAGTCAAAGGGCATGATGTATGGCCATCAAAACTTGGTATCCAATTTTGGCTACTTTATTTGCACTTGAACTTTCCTTGAAAAATTAgatgagtgtgtttggataggaaattatttgaaataattactgtaacactttttgtaatatgatatatgtgagataaaaatgtgcTTAGAAAGATAAAAAGATATGTTGAAAATTGTGTTTATAATGTAAGCAAATAATTTGGAGCCAAATGATGGCTATCCAAATGAAACTCTTTATTTGGGATGAACTAATTGGAGTTCTTTATTCTTTGTACTCATGAATGCAAAATCGATTGTTTATTCATTCTGTAGTCATGTGTATCGTTTACTATTTCTTTTCTTCCAACCCAACAAAATTTGCCACTATGTATTCACATTTAGTATAAGCATGTACAGGTCCAAAATGCATAACCATCCATCAGAATAAAAGTTGCTTAAAAAATTAATAGTAACTTGTGATATTTGGCTTTCTTGAGAAGAAACTTCTGTAACATTTGGTTGGCACATTACTTCTAGTGATCATTTTCTTAGGTGGATAATTCAAATTTGCAGCTCAGAAATGTGATGTGGTAAGACATTTCTATTTACTTACTAGTTTATAATGTTGAACTCTAtttctaattattttatttcaaaataatCTACTATAACCTTTTCCATTTCTCTGGCTCTTGTTGTTTTAGAGCTTAATCTTACCTACAACCTACATGGCCAGATTTAAGGTTCACTAAAGAAGTAAAATATGGATTTCCAAAGATAAAGAAGTAATTATTGGTTTTGTTTATTAATTGGAAGAGATTGTTGGAATTTATTAAGCATGATTCTTCTAACAAAATGTTCAATTGGCTTTAGTTTTCATCTACATtggtgcaaaaaaaaaaaaaaaaatcttcgaCCTTCGGGTAAGAAGGAATGAATTGAAGTTCATCTTAAGCATCAGTAGACAAAAAGCATAATTGTGCCTTCAATTTtgtaaaaactgaaaattctttTTCATCGTACCTACATAATTGCATTCACTGGAAAAGGATGAATAATTAGAGTtgagaaacaaaaagaataggAAAGACAATACCTATTATGCCCTGAACTTTTTCGCCTTTTCTTTTAGCAAAACGGGTTGTTCTAACTATAAATCTACACCCCTCTTTCTGACCATCACTTACTTGATCGTCAATACTACTAGGAATAATTAAGGTAATACTATACAGGACTTTGTAATTCGATGGAAGAAGTTATTGTAGTAATTTGCAAAATTGTCTCTACATTACACTGACTCAAATCAGTTAAGATCAAACTTTAATGAATGCCAAGTGTTACTATCCaaaataatattaatttttgcACACAAGTTTGTCTATGTTGAGTTCTTATAATCCCTTCAAAGGTTCAAGATATCTTTCACTTCTTTTTTGCAAATCCAAGTCCAATTGCTTAGCACAAATTAAAAGTGCAAGAATAG
This portion of the Coffea eugenioides isolate CCC68of chromosome 11, Ceug_1.0, whole genome shotgun sequence genome encodes:
- the LOC113754216 gene encoding uncharacterized protein LOC113754216, whose amino-acid sequence is MLSEVGMLGCRPVDTPMDPNVKLARDQGALLDDPKQYRKLVGKLNYLTVTRPDISFAVSVVSQFLDTPRTSHWDAVIRILRYLKGAPGKGLLYQNHGHTDIEGYSDADWAGSASDRRSTTGYCVFVGGNLVSWKSKKQTVVSRS